From a region of the Triticum aestivum cultivar Chinese Spring chromosome 7D, IWGSC CS RefSeq v2.1, whole genome shotgun sequence genome:
- the LOC123167756 gene encoding tyrosine-sulfated glycopeptide receptor 1, with protein sequence MIISYQHQRQRVVISVVVASLALLLFAGPVAGACGDGERQALLTFLDALSPRAGDTIAASWRGSPDCCAWEGVGCHDAGGGNGAVTSVSLPGRGLGGTISPAVARLAALAHLNLSGNGLAGPFPAELLALPNASVVDVSYNRLSGALPDAPASVGRARLPLRVLDVSSNHLSGRFPSVLWRFTPGLVSLNASNNSFAGAIPSLCAICPALAVLDVSLNAFGGPVPPGFGNCSRLRVLSAGRNNLTGELPDDLFDVTSLEQLALPSNRIQGRLDRLRIAKLINLVKLDLTYNALTGGLPESIGELTMLEELRLGKNNLTGTIPPVIGNWTSLRYLDLRSNNFVGDLGAVDFSRLTDLTVLDLASNNLTGAMPPSIYSCTSMTALRVANNEISGQVPPEIGDMRELQFLSLTVNNFTNISGMFWNLQGCKDLATLLVSYNFYGEALPDAGWVGDHVSNVRLIVMEECGLTGQIPSWLSKLQGLNVLNLAGNRLTGPIPSWLGAMNRLYYVDLSGNQFAGEIPPSLMELPLLASEKAMAEFNPGPLPLVFTLTPNNGAAVRTGRAYYQMSGVSATLNLSDNSFSGAIPREVGQMKTLQVLDLSYNNLSGGIPPELSGVTQIEILDLRQNRLTGSIPPALTKLHFLSDFNVEHNDLEGPIPTGGQFNAFPAANFAGNPKLCGQAISVRCGKKSGTATGKSSPSKTMGKRLLVAIVLGVCFGVVAVVVLAGLAVIAIRRFITNGSVSDGGKCAESALFDYSMSDLHGDESKDTILFMSEELGGGDPARKSVTFVDILKATNNFSPDQIIGTGGYGLVFLAELEGGVRLAVKKLNGDMCLVEREFRAEVEALSVTRHENLVPLQGFCIRGRLRLLLYPYMANGSLHDWLHDRRPEQEELDWRARLRIARGAGRGVLHIHEACTPQIVHRDIKSSNILLDESGEARVADFGLARLILPDRTHVTTELVGTLGYIPPEYGQGWVATLRGDVYSFGVVLLELLTGRRPVEMMAAAGQPRDLVGWVTQMRSAGRRAEALDPRLRQGCRPGDEAQMLYVLDLACLCVDAIPLSRPAIQEVVSWLDNVDTIGAS encoded by the coding sequence ATGATCATCAGTTACCAGCACCAGCGGCAGCGGGTCGTCATTTCGGTGGTCGTTGCGTCGTTGGCGTTGCTGTTGTTCGCCGGCCCGGTCGCCGGCGCGTGCGGCGACGGGGAGAGGCAGGCGCTGCTGACCTTCCTGGACGCGCTCTCGCCGCGGGCGGGCGATACCATCGCCGCCTCCTGGCGCGGCTCGCCGGACTGCTGCGCGTGGGAGGGCGTGGGCTGCCACGACGCGGGAGGCGGCAACGGCGCGGTCACCAGCGTCTCGCTCCCCGGCCGCGGGCTCGGCGGGACGATCTCGCCGGCGGTGGCCAGGCTCGCCGCGCTCGCGCACCTCAACCTCTCCGGCAACGGCCTCGCCGGGCCCTTCCCCGCGGAGCTGCTCGCCCTGCCCAACGCCTCCGTCGTCGACGTCAGCTACAACCGCCTCTCTGGCGCGCTCCCGGACGCGCCGGCCTCCGTCGGGCGCGCCCGCCTCCCGCTGCGGGTGCTGGACGTGTCCAGCAACCATCTGTCCGGGCGGTTCCCGTCCGTGCTCTGGCGGTTCACGCCCGGCCTCGTCTCGCTCAATGCCAGCAACAACAGCTTCGCCGGCGCGATCCCGTCGCTCTGCGCCATCTGCCCGGCGCTCGCCGTCCTCGACGTCTCCCTCAACGCGTTCGGAGGGCCCGTCCCGCCCGGGTTCGGGAACTGCTCGCGCCTCAGGGTCCTCAGCGCTGGTCGCAACAACCTCACCGGCGAGCTCCCCGACGACCTCTTCGACGTGACGTCGCTGGAGCAGCTGGCGCTCCCCTCCAACCGGATACAGGGGAGGCTCGATCGCCTGCGGATCGCCAAGCTCATCAACCTCGTCAAGCTCGACCTCACCTACAATGCGCTCACCGGCGGGCTGCCGGAGTCCATCGGCGAGCTCACCATGCTGGAGGAGCTCCGGCTCGGGAAGAACAACCTCACCGGCACCATCCCGCCGGTGATCGGCAACTGGACCAGCCTCCGCTACCTGGACCTTCGGTCGAACAACTTCGTCGGGGACCTCGGGGCCGTTGACTTCTCCCGCCTCACCGATCTCACCGTCTTGGACCTGGCCTCCAACAACCTCACCGGCGCCATGCCGCCCAGCATCTACTCCTGCACGTCGATGACGGCCCTGCGCGTGGCCAACAACGAGATCTCCGGGCAGGTGCCGCCGGAGATCGGCGACATGCGAGAGCTGCAGTTCCTCTCGTTGACCGTGAACAATTTTACCAACATCAGCGGCATGTTCTGGAACCTCCAGGGCTGCAAGGACCTCGCCACGCTGCTCGTGTCGTACAACTTCTATGGCGAGGCCCTGCCGGACGCCGGCTGGGTCGGCGACCACGTGAGCAACGTCCGGCTGATCGTCATGGAGGAGTGCGGTCTGACTGGCCAGATACCATCGTGGCTGTCCAAGCTGCAGGGCCTCAACGTCCTGAACCTCGCCGGGAACCGCCTCACCGGTCCGATCCCGAGCTGGCTCGGCGCCATGAACAGGCTCTACTACGTGGACCTGTCGGGCAACCAGTTCGCCGGGGAGATACCGCCGTCGCTGATGGAGCTGCCGCTGCTGGCCTCGGAGAAGGCCATGGCGGAGTTCAATCCGGGCCCTCTGCCGCTGGTGTTCACCCTGACGCCCAACAACGGGGCGGCGGTCAGGACGGGCCGCGCGTACTACCAGATGTCCGGCGTTTCCGCCACGCTCAACCTCAGCGATAACAGCTTCTCCGGCGCGATCCCGCGAGAGGTCGGCCAGATGAAGACGCTGCAGGTGCTCGACCTCAGCTACAATAACCTCTCCGGCGGCATCCCGCCGGAGCTCAGCGGCGTCACGCAGATTGAGATTCTTGACCTCCGCCAGAACCGTCTGACGGGCTCGATCCCGCCGGCGCTCACCAAGCTCCACTTCCTCTCCGACTTCAACGTCGAACACAACGATCTCGAGGGCCCGATCCCGACGGGCGGGCAGTTCAATGCTTTCCCGGCGGCGAACTTCGCAGGGAACCCGAAGCTTTGCGGCCAGGCGATCTCGGTCCGCTGCGGCAAGAAAAGCGGAACGGCGACGGGCAAGTCTTCGCCGTCCAAGACCATGGGCAAGAGACTGCTTGTGGCCATCGTTCTTGGAGTCTGCTTCGGTGTGGTTGCCGTCGTCGTCTTGGCCGGACTCGCCGTGATCGCCATCAGAAGGTTCATAACGAACGGATCCGTCAGCGACGGCGGGAAGTGCGCGGAGTCGGCCCTGTTCGACTACTCCATGTCGGATCTGCACGGCGACGAGTCCAAGGACACGATCTTGTTCATGTCCgaggagctcggcggcggcgacccGGCGAGGAAGAGCGTCACGTTCGTGGACATCCTGAAGGCGACCAACAACTTCAGCCCGGATCAGATCATCGGAACGGGGGGCTACGGCCTGGTTTTCCTGGCGGAGCTGGAGGGCGGCGTGAGGCTGGCCGTGAAGAAGCTCAACGGCGACATGTGCCTGGTGGAGCGGGAGTTccgggcggaggtggaggcgctgTCGGTGACGCGGCACGAGAACCTGGTCCCGCTCCAGGGCTTCTGCATCCGCGGCCGGCTCCGGCTGCTGCTGTACCCGTACATGGCCAACGGCAGCCTCCACGACTGGCTGCACGACCGGCGGCCGGAGCAGGAGGAGCTGGACTGGCGCGCCCGGCTTCGGATCGCGCGGGGCGCCGGGCGcggggtgctgcacatccacgagGCGTGCACGCCGCAGATCGTGCACCGGGACATCAAGTCGAGCAACATCCTGCTGGACGAGTCCggcgaggcgcgggtggcggacTTCGGGCTGGCGCGGCTCATCCTGCCGGACCGGACGCACGTGACGACGGAGCTGGTGGGCACGCTGGGGTACATCCCGCCCGAGTACGGGCAGGGGTGGGTGGCGACGCTGCGGggcgacgtgtacagcttcggcgtgGTGCTGCTGGAGCTGCTCACCGGGAGGCGGCCGGTGGagatgatggcggcggcggggcagccgaGGGACCTCGTCGGGTGGGTGACGCAGATGCGGTCGGCCGGGAGGCGCGCCGAGGCGCTGGACCCGCGGCTGAGGCAGGGATGCCGGCCGGGCGACGAGGCGCAGATGCTGTACGTGCTCGACCTC